From the Halorhabdus utahensis DSM 12940 genome, one window contains:
- a CDS encoding translation initiation factor IF-5A yields MAKQQTEVRELDEGSYVMMDDEPCKITAYSTAKPGKHGSAKARIDGKGVFDGKKRSLSQPVDAKIWVPIIERKQGQVVSVSGNDAQVMDLETYETFTMRVPEDESLSPDDEIEYLELEEQRKIV; encoded by the coding sequence ATGGCAAAACAGCAGACCGAGGTTCGGGAACTCGACGAGGGGAGTTACGTGATGATGGACGACGAGCCGTGTAAGATCACCGCTTACAGCACGGCCAAACCCGGTAAGCACGGGAGTGCGAAGGCCCGCATCGACGGCAAGGGCGTCTTCGACGGGAAAAAGCGCAGCCTCTCCCAGCCGGTCGACGCGAAGATATGGGTCCCGATCATCGAGCGCAAACAGGGCCAGGTCGTCTCGGTCTCGGGCAACGACGCCCAGGTCATGGATCTGGAAACCTACGAGACGTTCACGATGCGCGTCCCCGAAGACGAGAGTCTCTCGCCCGACGACGAGATCGAGTACCTCGAACTCGAAGAGCAGCGAAAGATCGTATAG
- a CDS encoding deoxyhypusine synthase produces MTDDHADDHRETFHHDPIGHAEVRAGMTVDELADEYGNGGFGASTLHEAVDIYSEMLDDEVTNFLGLAGAMVPAGMRRIVADLIRDGHVDALVTTGANLTHDTIEAIGGKHHHGEAVAEDRTPREHDEQLRDEGVDRIYNVYLPQEFFTTFEEHLRTEVFPTLEEEGAVSIQRLTEELGRANAAVNEREDVEEGPGIAAAAYEHDVPIYCPAVQDSVLGLQAWMYSQTTDFTLDALADMTGISDIAYEAEQAGALVVGGGVPKNYVLQTMLVSPDAYDYGVQLTMDPPQTGGLSGATLDEARSWGKLEKAARNTSVYADATITFPLLVAAARERIA; encoded by the coding sequence ATGACTGACGACCACGCGGACGATCACCGGGAGACGTTCCATCACGATCCGATCGGCCACGCCGAGGTGCGAGCCGGCATGACCGTCGACGAACTCGCCGACGAGTACGGCAACGGGGGCTTCGGCGCGAGTACGCTCCACGAGGCCGTCGACATCTACAGCGAGATGCTCGACGACGAGGTGACGAACTTCCTCGGACTGGCTGGCGCGATGGTACCCGCCGGGATGCGCCGGATCGTCGCCGACCTGATCCGGGACGGCCACGTCGACGCGCTGGTGACGACGGGCGCGAATCTCACCCACGACACCATCGAGGCCATCGGCGGCAAGCACCACCACGGCGAGGCCGTCGCCGAGGATCGGACGCCCCGTGAACACGACGAGCAGTTGCGCGACGAGGGCGTCGATCGCATCTACAACGTCTATCTTCCCCAGGAGTTCTTCACGACCTTCGAAGAGCACCTCCGTACGGAAGTGTTCCCGACGCTGGAGGAAGAGGGCGCCGTCTCGATCCAGCGGCTGACCGAGGAACTCGGCCGGGCGAACGCCGCGGTCAACGAGCGCGAGGACGTCGAGGAGGGGCCCGGCATCGCCGCCGCGGCCTACGAGCACGACGTGCCGATCTACTGCCCCGCCGTCCAGGATTCCGTGCTGGGACTACAGGCCTGGATGTACAGCCAGACGACCGACTTCACGCTCGACGCGCTGGCGGACATGACCGGGATTTCCGACATCGCCTACGAGGCGGAGCAGGCAGGCGCGCTGGTGGTCGGCGGCGGCGTCCCGAAAAACTACGTCCTCCAGACGATGCTGGTCAGCCCGGACGCCTACGACTACGGCGTCCAGTTGACGATGGACCCACCGCAGACTGGCGGGCTCTCCGGAGCCACGCTGGACGAAGCGCGATCGTGGGGCAAGTTGGAGAAGGCCGCCCGGAACACGTCGGTGTACGCCGACGCGACGATCACGTTCCCGCTACTGGTGGCGGCCGCTCGCGAGCGGATCGCGTGA
- a CDS encoding aldo/keto reductase — translation MYYRRLGKTGLEVSPIALGTWRFGKEHEDSGVVETGRKEAHELLDAYAEAGGNFIDTANGYGRGDSERWIGEWLAERDREDYVVASKCFWSQESRFQENLSRKNVRAEVEGSLDRLDIDYLDILYLHRFDDETPIEKTLRTVDDLVSEGKVHHVGLSTADAWKLTKGLWKADVNNYEAFTVTQPLFHAAYYEDVAEYLDVCADQDLAVVPYSPLAGGFLTGKYERVGDGTYELDAPEDTRAQLDEMFEAWYVSERGWHVLDAVRHVAEEVDATPAQVALRWLMDQPDFTCVPIVGARTVEQLEENLGALDVTISNEQFQRIFAARYDEDGNLYKTNA, via the coding sequence ATGTATTATCGACGGCTCGGCAAGACAGGACTGGAGGTATCGCCGATCGCACTCGGCACCTGGCGCTTCGGCAAGGAACACGAGGACAGCGGCGTCGTCGAGACCGGTCGCAAGGAGGCCCATGAACTGCTCGACGCGTACGCCGAGGCCGGCGGCAACTTCATCGACACGGCCAACGGCTACGGCCGCGGTGACAGCGAGCGCTGGATCGGCGAGTGGCTCGCCGAGCGCGACCGCGAGGACTACGTCGTCGCCTCGAAGTGCTTCTGGTCCCAGGAGTCGCGATTCCAGGAGAACCTCTCACGGAAGAACGTCCGCGCGGAGGTCGAGGGATCGCTCGACAGGCTCGACATCGACTACCTCGATATCCTCTATCTCCACCGCTTCGACGACGAGACACCAATCGAGAAAACACTGCGGACGGTCGACGACCTTGTTAGCGAGGGGAAAGTTCACCACGTCGGCCTCTCGACAGCCGACGCCTGGAAACTCACCAAAGGGCTCTGGAAAGCCGACGTCAACAACTACGAGGCCTTCACCGTCACCCAGCCGCTCTTTCACGCGGCCTACTACGAGGACGTGGCTGAATATCTCGATGTCTGTGCAGACCAGGACCTGGCGGTCGTCCCGTACTCGCCGCTGGCCGGCGGGTTCCTGACGGGCAAGTACGAGCGCGTCGGCGACGGCACCTACGAACTCGACGCCCCCGAGGACACCCGCGCACAACTCGACGAAATGTTCGAGGCCTGGTACGTCTCCGAGCGGGGCTGGCACGTCCTCGATGCAGTCCGGCATGTGGCCGAGGAGGTCGACGCCACACCGGCACAGGTCGCCCTGCGGTGGCTGATGGACCAGCCCGACTTCACGTGCGTCCCGATCGTCGGTGCCCGGACTGTCGAGCAGCTTGAAGAGAATCTCGGCGCTCTCGATGTGACAATCTCGAACGAACAGTTCCAGCGCATCTTCGCGGCCCGGTACGACGAGGACGGCAATCTCTACAAGACGAACGCGTGA
- a CDS encoding metal ABC transporter ATP-binding protein encodes MSTQDSDAASTAESATRTATGSDADTPTAEPVVDLSGVTFGYTSTPVVTDVSLAVDQGEYVAIVGPNGSGKSTLMQLMLGLLEPDAGTARLFDESAVRFDDGERIGYVAQHASAAKEMPITVREVVKMGRFAHLTLDRVGDLNRDTIGALREAPLETVRAGLGTVPAIVNAIFGRLSRSDLAIVDEALETVGMSAFADRRITQLSGGQRQRAFIARALASEADLLVLDEPTVGVDAESVDAFYDLLGALNDEGITVVLIEHDLGAVVDHADRVVCLNREVYFDGPTEAFVESDALARAFGTEARVLTGVDG; translated from the coding sequence ATGAGTACACAGGATAGCGATGCCGCGTCGACGGCCGAATCGGCAACGCGAACGGCCACTGGGTCCGATGCGGACACTCCGACGGCCGAGCCAGTCGTCGATCTCTCGGGAGTCACGTTCGGCTACACGTCGACGCCAGTGGTGACGGACGTGTCGCTTGCGGTCGACCAGGGCGAGTACGTCGCCATCGTGGGCCCCAACGGCTCGGGAAAGTCGACGCTGATGCAGCTCATGCTGGGTCTGCTGGAGCCGGACGCGGGGACGGCCCGGCTGTTCGACGAGTCGGCCGTCCGCTTCGACGACGGCGAGCGCATCGGGTACGTCGCCCAGCACGCCAGCGCGGCCAAGGAGATGCCCATCACCGTGCGCGAAGTCGTGAAGATGGGGCGGTTCGCACATCTCACGCTGGACAGGGTCGGTGACCTGAACCGGGACACGATCGGGGCGCTCCGGGAGGCACCACTGGAAACGGTTCGAGCGGGGCTGGGCACGGTCCCGGCGATCGTCAACGCGATCTTCGGCCGACTGTCTCGATCCGATCTGGCCATCGTCGACGAAGCCCTCGAAACGGTCGGCATGAGCGCGTTCGCCGACCGCCGTATCACACAGCTCTCGGGCGGCCAGCGCCAGCGGGCGTTCATCGCGCGCGCACTGGCGAGTGAGGCGGACCTGCTCGTGCTGGACGAGCCGACTGTCGGGGTCGACGCCGAATCGGTCGACGCCTTCTACGATCTACTGGGGGCGCTCAACGACGAGGGGATCACCGTCGTTCTCATCGAACACGACCTCGGGGCGGTCGTCGACCATGCCGACCGCGTCGTCTGTCTGAACCGCGAGGTCTACTTCGACGGGCCGACGGAGGCGTTCGTCGAGAGTGACGCGCTCGCCCGCGCGTTCGGCACTGAAGCGCGGGTCCTCACGGGGGTAGACGGATGA
- a CDS encoding metal ABC transporter substrate-binding protein: MTRRDALSAGGAAALVGLAGCSALPSAPGEAKAGDDDRSDEPVAVASFFSFFDFGREIADGTPLTVENLVPTGLHGHGWEPNTSITQRIIEADAFVHVGQDFQPWADRAIQTITGDDVDTALINARSGIDLVDLAASLDREEEGVGAQRGKDPHFWLDPRRAQSAVDNIAEGFAEVVPEHADTFRENAETYTATVLDRIDADYEAIFDRADRDIVQLAAHNAFQYIGVRYGVRMRPLVTSLAASGTVKPTDIREASTVIRENDIEYIANGVFESQKPAQQLVRETGVEAYFPVTPYAGVREEWVEQNWGYEEIAYNINMPTLEIVLGNETPEEAAPSTDWLDQWRNFKPI, from the coding sequence ATGACGCGACGCGACGCGCTCAGTGCCGGTGGAGCCGCGGCGCTCGTGGGGTTGGCCGGCTGCTCGGCCCTGCCGAGTGCACCGGGAGAGGCAAAGGCGGGCGACGATGACAGAAGCGACGAGCCGGTCGCCGTGGCCTCGTTCTTCAGCTTCTTCGATTTCGGCCGCGAGATCGCCGACGGGACCCCACTGACAGTGGAGAACCTCGTTCCGACGGGACTGCACGGCCACGGCTGGGAACCCAACACCAGTATCACCCAGCGCATCATCGAGGCGGACGCGTTCGTTCACGTGGGACAGGACTTCCAGCCATGGGCCGACCGCGCCATCCAGACGATCACGGGCGACGACGTGGACACGGCACTGATCAACGCCCGGTCGGGCATCGACCTGGTGGATCTCGCTGCGTCCCTCGATCGTGAGGAGGAGGGCGTCGGCGCACAGCGCGGGAAGGACCCCCACTTCTGGCTGGATCCTCGACGGGCACAATCCGCCGTGGACAACATCGCCGAGGGGTTCGCCGAGGTCGTCCCCGAACACGCAGACACCTTCCGCGAGAACGCCGAGACCTACACCGCAACGGTACTCGACCGCATCGATGCGGACTACGAGGCGATCTTCGACCGGGCTGATCGCGACATCGTTCAGCTGGCCGCCCACAACGCCTTCCAGTACATCGGTGTACGCTACGGCGTACGGATGCGACCGCTGGTGACGAGTCTCGCGGCGAGCGGCACGGTCAAACCCACCGACATCCGCGAGGCGTCGACAGTCATCCGCGAGAACGACATCGAATACATCGCAAACGGCGTCTTCGAGTCCCAGAAACCCGCCCAGCAACTCGTCCGCGAGACGGGCGTGGAGGCGTACTTCCCCGTGACGCCGTACGCCGGCGTCCGCGAGGAGTGGGTCGAGCAGAACTGGGGCTACGAGGAGATCGCATACAACATCAACATGCCCACCCTCGAGATCGTCCTCGGCAACGAGACACCCGAGGAAGCGGCCCCCTCGACGGACTGGCTCGATCAGTGGCGGAACTTCAAACCGATATGA
- a CDS encoding Nif3-like dinuclear metal center hexameric protein, which translates to MDCQELCSRFDDRLDVAAYAGIDASENGLQVGPEERDVERVAFAVDAAVETIEGAAEAGADLLVVHHGLLWGGDGRVTDLRYRRIERLLDADMALYAVHLPLDGHQDLGNAAGLADVLDLGNRAPFGEIDGEYIGQRGRAREPFTVGELRELLSSELDTGGESVQVLDFGPDEIRDVAVVTGSGTDWIDEAAAKDVDALVTGEGKQQVYHRAREHGIHVFLAGHYATETFGVRALAGLAEEWDLETTFVEHPTSL; encoded by the coding sequence ATGGACTGTCAAGAACTGTGTTCGCGCTTCGACGACCGACTCGACGTCGCCGCCTACGCCGGGATCGACGCCAGCGAGAACGGCCTCCAGGTGGGACCCGAAGAACGGGACGTCGAGCGGGTCGCGTTCGCCGTCGACGCGGCCGTCGAGACGATCGAGGGGGCAGCCGAGGCGGGCGCTGATCTGCTGGTCGTCCACCACGGGCTGCTGTGGGGTGGCGACGGCCGGGTGACCGACCTGCGGTACCGTCGCATCGAGCGGCTCCTCGACGCCGACATGGCCCTGTATGCCGTCCACCTCCCGCTAGACGGCCACCAGGATCTCGGTAACGCCGCCGGGCTCGCCGACGTCCTCGACCTGGGGAATCGAGCCCCCTTCGGCGAGATCGACGGCGAGTACATCGGCCAGCGCGGCCGGGCACGGGAGCCGTTTACGGTGGGAGAGCTCCGCGAGCTACTGTCGAGCGAACTCGACACCGGCGGTGAAAGCGTGCAGGTGCTGGATTTCGGCCCCGACGAAATACGGGACGTGGCAGTCGTGACCGGCAGCGGGACGGACTGGATCGACGAGGCAGCGGCGAAGGACGTCGACGCGCTGGTGACCGGCGAGGGCAAACAGCAGGTCTACCACCGGGCGCGCGAGCACGGCATCCACGTCTTCCTGGCGGGTCACTACGCGACCGAAACCTTCGGCGTGCGCGCGCTGGCGGGCCTCGCCGAGGAATGGGATCTGGAGACGACGTTCGTCGAGCATCCGACCAGCCTGTGA
- a CDS encoding SprT-like domain-containing protein — protein sequence MAVEESAVPAFEEITEQDELVAWSRTYAREARREWLLDVRFDLVEWEVSTRARRRAAAVKRPEVPDTTVGEPIDWERVPDSDGRPLPCTVSLSWGAFEAFSQAEWGSTLRHELLHIEQFQRDGATGHGAAFKRRAQEVETDVRCRAFATPEWLFRCGDCGTEVARRYRDCAFVREYEAYRSDCCGAGLVRSQPE from the coding sequence ATGGCCGTCGAAGAGTCGGCGGTGCCGGCGTTTGAGGAAATCACCGAGCAAGACGAGCTGGTCGCCTGGTCGCGAACGTACGCTCGCGAGGCCCGTCGCGAGTGGCTGCTCGATGTCCGGTTCGACCTCGTCGAATGGGAGGTTTCGACGCGAGCGCGCCGGCGGGCGGCAGCGGTCAAACGACCAGAAGTGCCGGACACGACGGTCGGCGAGCCGATCGACTGGGAGCGCGTCCCGGACAGCGACGGTCGACCGCTTCCCTGTACGGTCTCGCTTTCCTGGGGCGCTTTCGAAGCATTTTCGCAGGCAGAGTGGGGGTCGACGCTCCGGCACGAACTCCTCCACATCGAGCAGTTCCAGCGCGATGGGGCCACTGGCCACGGCGCGGCATTCAAGCGCCGGGCTCAGGAAGTCGAGACGGACGTTCGCTGTCGAGCGTTCGCCACCCCAGAGTGGCTGTTCCGGTGTGGCGATTGTGGCACGGAAGTCGCCCGGCGATATCGCGATTGTGCGTTCGTTCGCGAGTACGAGGCGTACCGCTCGGACTGTTGTGGCGCGGGGCTGGTTCGAAGCCAGCCCGAGTAG
- the rtcA gene encoding RNA 3'-terminal phosphate cyclase — protein MLELDGSDGGGQLFRSALTLSALTTTAFEMENVRGSRPEPGLKPQHLTALQTVAAITNASVEGAEVGESIITFEPAEPTGGHYEASIGTAGSVTLLFDAVIPIASALDRPLSLTATGGTSVAWSPSMPWYRRGKLPLLREVGLQAAIDVEQPGFYPPGGGKATLSLAPSTPSPLHLRDRGQPERARIHSTATTDLEDSDVAERQAKQARQRLEASSTDVEVTDRTTRYVTADSTGTVALVGLEYENGVIGADALGEPGKPAEDVADEAVDALLADHETGAAVDEHLADQLIPWLAIAGGEVRIPRTTDHVETHAALFDAFGFDVRIEQTEDEPVLVGET, from the coding sequence ATGCTCGAACTCGACGGCAGCGACGGTGGGGGCCAACTCTTCCGCTCGGCGCTCACGCTGTCGGCACTCACGACTACGGCTTTCGAGATGGAGAACGTGCGCGGCTCCCGACCGGAACCCGGGCTCAAACCACAACACTTGACGGCCCTCCAGACCGTCGCCGCCATCACTAACGCGAGCGTCGAAGGGGCCGAAGTGGGCGAGTCGATTATCACCTTCGAGCCGGCGGAGCCGACGGGCGGCCACTACGAGGCGTCGATCGGAACGGCGGGCAGCGTGACATTGCTTTTCGATGCCGTCATCCCGATCGCGAGTGCGCTGGATCGACCGCTTTCACTCACAGCAACCGGCGGCACCAGCGTCGCGTGGTCGCCGTCGATGCCCTGGTATCGCCGGGGCAAACTCCCGCTCCTTCGTGAGGTCGGCCTCCAGGCCGCGATCGATGTCGAGCAACCGGGCTTTTATCCGCCGGGGGGCGGCAAGGCGACGCTATCGCTGGCTCCATCGACGCCGTCACCCCTCCACCTTCGCGACCGTGGCCAGCCCGAGCGCGCTCGCATCCATTCGACCGCGACGACGGATCTCGAAGACAGCGACGTGGCCGAACGCCAGGCAAAACAGGCACGGCAGCGATTGGAAGCGTCCTCCACCGATGTGGAGGTGACAGACCGAACCACGCGCTACGTCACCGCCGACTCGACGGGAACGGTCGCTCTCGTTGGTCTGGAATACGAGAACGGTGTCATCGGCGCTGACGCGCTCGGCGAACCAGGGAAACCGGCCGAGGATGTCGCCGACGAGGCGGTCGATGCGTTGCTCGCCGACCACGAGACAGGCGCGGCGGTCGACGAACACCTGGCCGACCAGCTCATCCCGTGGCTGGCCATTGCGGGGGGTGAAGTCCGGATTCCCCGAACCACGGACCACGTCGAGACTCACGCCGCGCTCTTCGATGCGTTCGGATTCGACGTGCGGATCGAACAGACTGAGGATGAACCCGTCCTCGTCGGTGAAACCTGA
- a CDS encoding ABC1 kinase family protein, whose translation MSLRSYRRFLTVLVEFLPLALTYARDRRRFLLFGSSRSVSSAQRHERAETLLGSLLTLGPTFIKLGQMLSTRPDILPPEYVTEFSKLQDRVPPADWDDARVVLEAELGPVDERFSDFDVEAISGASLGQVYYAEIDGDPVAVKVRRPGVEDLVQADLRVLRWILPVLLYFVDDARSFSLETLADEFDQTIRQEMDYKREARMLTEIRENFAGDDAIRIPPVVESHSTERVLTMEYVEGTKINDVAELDEKGIDRTRLAETLERAYFQMIVEDGVYHADPHPGNLAVQDDGTLVFYDFGMSARVDSFLQDRIIDFYMAVAEQDIDAILDALIEMGTLSPEVDRQVMADVMELAIADARGEQIEQYRVQQIIQSVEDTIYEFPLRLPENLALVLRVATVVEGVAVTLDPDFDFISVATDFLREEGYLEESARQFVSDRVTEVRDAGRSAVRVPPKLETTLDRIERDDFYVRADIEDSDDLLDILATRLILGMIAAGGLVSTSVLYSLSTVRATLLAALVTTVSLFALYRSFRKRRSIRATPQFTRQKMRQRESNEGTESPPIGADGPIEEEDTKVAEEDRWT comes from the coding sequence GTGTCCCTTCGCTCTTACCGACGGTTTCTCACCGTCCTCGTCGAGTTCCTCCCGCTGGCGCTGACGTACGCCCGCGACCGCCGCCGGTTCCTCCTGTTCGGGTCGAGCCGGTCCGTGTCGTCGGCCCAGCGCCACGAACGAGCCGAGACGCTGCTGGGGTCGCTGTTGACGCTCGGCCCCACATTCATCAAACTCGGACAGATGCTCTCGACCCGGCCGGATATCCTCCCGCCGGAGTACGTCACCGAGTTTTCGAAACTCCAGGACCGTGTCCCGCCGGCCGACTGGGACGACGCACGAGTGGTCCTCGAAGCCGAACTCGGGCCTGTCGATGAACGCTTCAGCGACTTCGACGTAGAAGCGATCAGCGGGGCGAGCCTGGGACAGGTCTACTACGCCGAGATCGACGGTGACCCCGTCGCCGTGAAAGTTCGACGCCCGGGTGTCGAGGACCTGGTCCAAGCCGACCTGCGGGTGCTGCGGTGGATCCTCCCGGTCCTGCTGTACTTCGTTGATGACGCCCGCTCGTTCTCCTTGGAGACGCTGGCCGACGAATTCGACCAGACCATCCGCCAGGAGATGGACTACAAACGCGAAGCACGGATGTTGACGGAGATCCGTGAGAACTTCGCTGGGGACGATGCGATCCGAATCCCGCCAGTCGTCGAGTCCCATTCGACCGAGCGCGTGCTCACGATGGAGTACGTCGAGGGGACGAAGATCAACGACGTCGCGGAGCTCGACGAGAAGGGAATCGACCGGACGCGACTCGCGGAGACGCTCGAACGCGCGTACTTCCAGATGATCGTCGAGGACGGCGTCTACCACGCCGACCCCCACCCGGGGAACCTTGCGGTCCAGGACGACGGGACGCTCGTGTTCTATGACTTCGGGATGAGCGCCAGAGTCGATTCGTTCCTCCAGGACCGGATCATCGACTTCTACATGGCCGTCGCCGAGCAGGACATCGATGCCATCCTCGATGCCCTCATCGAGATGGGGACGCTCTCCCCGGAGGTCGACCGCCAGGTCATGGCCGACGTGATGGAACTCGCCATCGCGGACGCCCGCGGCGAGCAGATCGAACAGTACCGCGTCCAGCAGATCATCCAAAGCGTCGAGGACACGATCTACGAGTTCCCGCTCCGACTGCCGGAGAACCTGGCGCTCGTCCTCCGAGTCGCAACTGTCGTCGAGGGGGTCGCCGTCACGCTTGACCCCGACTTCGACTTCATCTCGGTCGCGACTGACTTCCTGCGCGAGGAGGGGTACCTCGAAGAGAGCGCCCGACAGTTCGTCTCCGATCGCGTCACCGAGGTTCGGGACGCCGGTCGGTCAGCCGTCAGGGTGCCACCGAAGCTCGAGACCACGCTCGATCGGATCGAGCGCGACGACTTCTACGTCCGGGCGGATATCGAGGACTCGGACGATCTCCTGGATATTCTGGCGACTCGGCTGATCCTGGGGATGATCGCGGCCGGCGGGCTCGTCTCGACGTCGGTGCTGTACTCGCTCTCGACGGTCCGGGCAACGCTGCTCGCCGCGCTCGTGACGACGGTGTCGCTGTTTGCGCTCTATCGGTCGTTCCGCAAGCGCCGGTCGATCCGGGCGACGCCGCAGTTCACCCGCCAGAAGATGCGACAGCGAGAGTCGAATGAAGGGACAGAGTCACCACCGATCGGGGCCGACGGGCCAATCGAGGAGGAAGACACGAAAGTGGCCGAGGAAGATCGCTGGACGTGA
- a CDS encoding arginase family protein produces MAFPGASVDRKRADYAVVGAPLDVSTTFRPGTRFGPARVRELAATFEDYDHHTDSHFTDCAVSDHGDVGAAGAIDDAAEYLTFLEGELDDLRADGIVPLLIGGEHTVSVAGVRSVEPDVFVCLDAHLDLREGYAGNPLSHSTVTRHALEVADRAVILGARAGSEAEWERADEADVTVVPPGEVSAWTPDFADESIYLSVDVDAADPGFAPGTGTMEPFGLTPREIHDVVRSVAPHAEAFDVVEVNDRDDGQTATLAAKLLRSFVYEHATASDSE; encoded by the coding sequence ATGGCCTTCCCCGGCGCGAGTGTCGACCGGAAGCGTGCCGACTATGCGGTCGTCGGTGCGCCACTGGACGTCTCGACGACGTTCCGGCCCGGTACCCGGTTTGGCCCCGCTCGCGTCCGGGAACTCGCGGCCACCTTCGAGGACTACGACCACCACACTGACAGTCACTTCACCGACTGCGCCGTCAGCGATCACGGCGACGTCGGGGCCGCCGGGGCGATCGACGACGCTGCCGAGTATCTCACCTTTCTGGAAGGCGAACTCGACGACCTGCGGGCCGACGGCATCGTGCCCCTGCTGATCGGCGGCGAGCACACCGTCTCCGTCGCGGGCGTCCGGAGCGTCGAACCGGACGTCTTCGTCTGTCTCGACGCCCATCTGGATCTCCGGGAGGGCTACGCCGGCAACCCGTTGAGTCACTCGACGGTCACCCGTCACGCCCTGGAGGTTGCCGATCGCGCGGTGATCCTCGGGGCACGAGCCGGCAGCGAAGCCGAGTGGGAGCGCGCCGACGAAGCCGACGTGACGGTCGTCCCGCCGGGGGAAGTGAGCGCGTGGACACCCGATTTCGCGGACGAATCGATCTATCTCAGCGTCGACGTCGACGCCGCCGATCCCGGGTTCGCACCCGGCACCGGGACGATGGAGCCCTTCGGACTGACGCCACGGGAGATCCACGACGTGGTTCGGTCGGTCGCCCCGCACGCCGAGGCCTTCGACGTGGTCGAGGTGAACGACCGCGACGACGGCCAGACCGCGACGCTGGCGGCGAAGCTCCTACGATCGTTCGTCTACGAGCACGCAACGGCGAGCGACAGTGAGTGA
- a CDS encoding outer membrane protein assembly factor BamB family protein codes for MPSRRSYLAGLGAAAISVAGCASLPFVSPVSGRWRAMLGSESTALNAPLAVGNGAIYATDDDGTLWAIDAENGDVRWAERIVDPGSHVSTGPGAGPGLVCAGRPPVAFAPDGQRLWSAPTDALAESLHAAQPVVGPDAVFVRTSGGITAAFDRSDGNQRFRVDLGADEFGVLAAADGRVFTDVDDSLVALDAGDGDRLWEQAVNAPDGLAVTDELILVADSQDGIRAFDVASGEQRWQYDLPEANAVAVADERAVAVGGSPAGGGSSGPTSSDVSGPLVALDIESGDKEWQVTLDRFAWFPPAIGSDRVYVSRVAGGVVAYSTSGEHVWTHEFGEDTKPTTGPVIHDGRLYVGVEDSSEEYVAALAVA; via the coding sequence ATGCCCTCCCGCCGTTCGTACCTTGCAGGCCTGGGCGCAGCCGCCATTTCGGTCGCGGGATGTGCCTCGCTTCCGTTCGTCTCGCCGGTCAGCGGACGCTGGCGAGCCATGCTCGGGTCCGAATCCACGGCGCTGAACGCACCGTTGGCTGTCGGTAACGGGGCGATTTATGCCACCGACGACGACGGCACCCTATGGGCAATCGACGCCGAGAATGGCGATGTCCGCTGGGCCGAGCGAATCGTTGATCCCGGCAGCCACGTTTCCACTGGCCCGGGTGCCGGTCCGGGTCTCGTCTGTGCGGGTCGGCCACCTGTCGCGTTCGCACCCGACGGCCAGCGGCTGTGGTCCGCGCCGACGGACGCGCTGGCGGAGTCGTTGCACGCGGCCCAGCCGGTCGTCGGTCCGGACGCGGTGTTCGTGCGAACGAGCGGCGGAATTACTGCTGCATTCGATCGGTCTGACGGCAACCAACGCTTTCGTGTCGACCTTGGTGCAGACGAATTCGGTGTCCTGGCAGCGGCGGATGGTCGCGTGTTCACGGATGTGGACGACTCGCTGGTCGCGCTCGATGCGGGCGACGGCGACCGTCTGTGGGAGCAAGCGGTGAATGCCCCCGATGGTCTTGCTGTCACGGACGAGTTGATTCTCGTCGCTGACTCGCAGGACGGTATCCGAGCGTTCGACGTCGCGAGTGGCGAGCAGCGGTGGCAGTACGATCTTCCGGAGGCGAACGCGGTGGCTGTGGCGGATGAAAGGGCCGTTGCGGTGGGCGGTTCTCCTGCCGGTGGTGGATCGTCCGGGCCGACATCCAGCGATGTTTCCGGACCGCTCGTGGCTCTCGACATCGAGTCCGGGGACAAAGAGTGGCAGGTCACGCTCGACCGCTTCGCCTGGTTCCCGCCGGCCATCGGATCGGATCGGGTGTACGTCTCGCGGGTGGCCGGCGGGGTCGTGGCGTACTCGACGTCGGGAGAACACGTCTGGACGCACGAGTTCGGCGAGGACACCAAACCCACTACTGGCCCGGTGATCCACGACGGACGGCTCTACGTCGGAGTGGAGGATAGCAGTGAGGAGTACGTGGCTGCGCTGGCGGTAGCGTAA